From Carassius auratus strain Wakin chromosome 10, ASM336829v1, whole genome shotgun sequence, a single genomic window includes:
- the LOC113109726 gene encoding serine/threonine-protein kinase 10-like, which yields MASLLMRIFRLGVEKKRVRHYENLKRDVDPHQTWETMGELGDGAFGKVYKAQNQTTGVLAAVKVIEVRSEEQLDDYITEIDILASCRHTNIISLMDAIFFEDWLWILIEYCPGGALDDIMLELERGLTEQQISEVCCQSLQALSYLHQHHIIHRDLKAGNILLTMDGQVKLADFGVSAKNDNTLQKRSTFIGTPYWMAPEVIMCETSKDNPYTTKADIWSLGITLIEGAEMEPPHHSLNPMRVLLKITKSPPPTLSNPRQWSSHFQDFLRRTLQKNPESRWGAQQLMAHPFSYAGRDGRALKELIAEAKAEVTEVIEAESLLDLECSAKEMITAESEQTVPQPEQVAEEQGPPEPETPQKTSVPEAVPQSPTDSEPIVEVKVTRRASQATDKAQKKSRRLSVPGNLLSFFTGGSRRKSGFWGDNPLLQGSKGSEVSSAALETVETCPSDGKESESTDKLKERTSDVVDAPRTEAADTKDKEAKVDTDKEVAQTSNPSSTPPQTVLPTDSSEKETLDLTNDDNENVKSDDAGNNDQTFWKSLQTPPITKEETAHPQSTPIIALCLETPLAKRTETNEGRNKYDYLDLACPLKTCNSSPALDISKILTVEMPSNNAPEDVSDIKKAQQMTEPSENDTVEGRTKEDVEEPGELETDGGTVDATKEEISENGKDFDEVKEEHITANEDDITMKVECEDLKEEHVTTEIGHEEVNSSTEKSEEEESCEKDQDLYIETEEEEHSSNKEDVEHEDLDSKNENSENTRKSDEEVEIPARDEMTTGSQVAEIPCQNQEETSSEGEKIIVGTPGDQDRASPTEVCSEKKEDGTDSEQELHMETSKQNVTEEHSKPLGEDATDVTGPKLKKQVMFVVQEDMNEQERPLANGLKNLDLIPPHESNGSTPKESDEDMIAPLSPTEPPLSPGIEGELHPSRRTVKRTRKFMVDGREISVTTSKVVSEGDMKEQQLRCNRRQELHALKLLQREEQREHAQLEQKLQQQREQMFRHIEQEMTSKKQYYDGELERLEKQYQHQSSQMEAEHTSRLREDARRLKAQQEKELSRKSSALKADPKEEQRFLQKQQQELNEALQKGVQEHKRKVASMEWEITVKSQQLKRAREAVIWELEQRHLQEKYHLFKQQVKEQYSLQRQQLTKRHNKDKERASRFQQALLEEQKSLQAQERVSFQKAQKAEAKSCLNQFKNELRKQGLSGPEQRQRLTQFLSEEEARQKQERQSLQESHENQLKVVQEQCDASAAELQQLQNEKLQILVDMEKKKIKALEDEHTLELNEWRDKLACRKEVLEEDLARRRREKEGNRRRSSEPENRHAARRSKFFHNLSFS from the exons ATGGCCTCCCTCCTGATGCGAATCTTTCGGTTGGGTGTGGAGAAAAAGCGAGTTCGGCACTACGAAAACCTGAAGAGGGATGTGGATCCACACCAGACGTGGGAGACTATGGGAGAACTGGGAGATGGAGCTTTTGGGAAGGTCTATAAG GCACAGAATCAGACGACGGGGGTCCTGGCAGCTGTTAAAGTGATTGAAGTGCGCAGTGAAGAGCAGCTGGACGACTACATCACTGAGATAGACATCCTAGCATCCTGTCGCCACACAAACATCATCTCCTTAATGGACGCCATCTTCTTTGAGGACTGGCTGTGG ATCCTGATCGAGTACTGTCCTGGAGGCGCTCTGGATGATATCATGTTGG AACTGGAGCGTGGCCTTACAGAGCAGCAGATCAGTGAGGTGTGCTGTCAGTCTCTGCAGGCTCTGTCTTACCTGCACCAGCATCACATTATACACAGAGACCTGAAGGCGGGCAACATTCTGCTCACCATGGATGGACAGGTCAAACTAG CTGACTTTGGTGTGTCTGCGAAAAATGACAATACCCTCCAAAAACGATCAACTTTCATTGGAACTCCATACTG gATGGCACCTGAGGTGATAATGTGTGAGACGTCAAAGGACAATCCCTACACGACCAAAGCTGACATCTGGTCACTGGGCATCACTTTAATCGAGGGCGCTGAGATGGAGCCTCCTCATCATTCTCTCAACCCCATGAGGGTCTTGCTGAAGATCACCAAATCTCCACCACCCACACTCTCCAATCCACGCCAATG GTCATCGCATTTCCAAGATTTTCTACGGAGAACCTTGCAGAAGAATCCAGAGTCTCGTTGGGGAGCCCAACAGCTCATGGCCCATCCTTTCTCTTATGCAGGACGAGATGGACGAGCCCTTAAAGAACTCATCGCCGAGGCCAAAGCAGAGGTCACTGAGGTCATAGAGGCTGAG TCTTTATTAGATCTCGAATGTTCTGCGAAGGAGATGATCACTGCAGAGTCGGAGCAAACAGTGCCACAACCAGAACAAGTTGCTGAAGAACAAGGACCACCAGAGCCTGAGACCCCTCAGAAAACCTCTGTTCCAGAAGCTGTTCCTCAATCTCCCACTGACTCCGAGCCAATAGTTGAGGTTAAAGTGACCCGCAGGGCTTCACAGGCCACAGACAAAGCTCAGAAGAAGTCAAGACGCCTTTCGGTTCCAGGAAATCTCCTCTCGTTTTTTACTGGAGGCTCCCGACGCAAGTCTGGATTCTGGGGTGACAATCCACTTCTTCAAGGAAGTAAGGGCTCAGAGGTTTCAAGTGCAGCTTTGGAAACTGTGGAAACTTGCCCTTCAGATGGCAAAGAAAGCGAAAGCACTGATAAACTGAAGGAGCGAACATCTGACGTAGTTGATGCTCCAAGAACTGAGGCTGCTGACACCAAAGACAAGGAAGCTAAAGTAGATACTGACAAGGAGGTAGCCCAGACCTCAAACCCTTCAAGCACACCACCACAAACAGTGTTACCAACAGATTCCTCAGAAAAGGAAACACTAGATCTCACCAATGACGACAATGAAAATGTGAAGTCTGACGATGCAGGAAACAATGACCAAACGTTTTGGAAATCCCTCCAAACACCTCCTATTACCAAGGAAGAAACAGCACATCCACAAAGCACACCAATCATAGCTTTGTGTTTGGAAACACCACTAGCAAAAAGGACTGAAACGAATGAGGGACGTAATAAATATGACTACCTTGATTTGGCCTGTCCTTTGAAAACCTGCAATTCATCTCCAGCTTTAGATATAAGCAAAATCTTAACTGTAGAGATGCCTTCTAATAATGCTCCTGAAGACGTTTCTGACATCAAAAAAGCACAACAGATGACTGAACCATCAGAAAATGACACTGTTGAAGGAAGAACCAAGGAAGATGTAGAAGAACCAGGAGAACTGGAGACAGATGGAGGAACGGTGGATGCAACAAAAGAAGAAATCAGTGAAAATGGCAAGGACTTCGATGAAGTGAAGGAAGAACATATAACCGCCAACGAAGATGACATTACCATGAAGGTAGAGTGTGAGGATCTCAAGGAAGAGCATGTTACTACTGAGATAGGCCATGAAGAAGTCAACTCAAGCACTGAAAAGTCTGAGGAAGAGGAAAGCTGTGAGAAAGACCAAGATCTTTATATAGAAACAGAGGAAGAGGAGCATTCATCCAACAAGGAAGATGTTGAACATGAAGATTTAGACTCAAAAAACGAAAACAGCGAGAACACAAGAAAATCTGACGAGGAGGTAGAAATACCAGCCCGGGATGAGATGACCACTGGTTCACAGGTGGCAGAGATACCCTGTCAAAATCAAGAAGAGACCAGTTCTGAAGGAGAAAAGATCATCGTTGGTACTCCTGGTGATCAAGACAGAGCAAGTCCAACAGAAGTCtgttctgaaaagaaagaagatgGGACAGACTCTGAACAAGAGCTTCACATGGAAACTAGTAAACAGAACGTTACAGAAGAGCACTCAAAACCTCTTGGTGAAGATGCAACAGATGTTACTGGACCAAAGCTGAAAAAGCAAGTGATGTTTGTAGTTCAAGAGGACATGAATGAGCAAGAAAGGCCACTTGCAAATGGCTTGAAGAATTTAGACTTAATACCACCTCATGAATCGAATGGATCCACACCTAAGGAATCAGACGAAGACATGATTGCACCTCTTTCTCCTACTGAGCCTCCACTGTCTCCTGGGATTGAAGGG GAATTGCACCCAAGCAGGCGAACCGTTAAAAGGACGCGTAAATTTATGGTGGACGGTCGTGAGATCAGTGTCACCACTTCCAAAGTGGTTAGTGAGGGAGACATGAAGGAGCAACAGCTTCGCTGCAACAG ACGGCAGGAACTGCATGCGTTGAAACTCTTGCAGAGAGAAGAGCAGAGAGAACATGCCCAGCTTGAGCAGAAGCTACAGCAGCAGCGAGAGCAGATGTTCCGTCACATAGAACAAGAGATGACT AGTAAGAAGCAGTACTATGATGGGGAGCTTGAGAGACTTGAGAAACAGTACCAGCACCAAAGCAGCCAGATGGAGGCTGAGCACACATCGCGGCTCAGGGAGGACGCACGCAGACTCAAGGCCCAGCAGGAGAAAGAGCTGAGCCGCAAGAGCAGCGCACTGAAAGCAGACCCTAAAGAG GAGCAGCGGTTcctgcagaagcagcagcaggaGCTGAATGAAGCTCTGCAGAAGGGCGTTCAGGAACATAAGAGGAAGGTGGCTTCCATGGAGTGGGAGATTACTGTCAAATCTCAGCAGCTCAAGCGAG CTCGCGAGGCAGTGATTTGGGAGTTAGAACAGCGCCACCTACAGGAGAAGTACCATCTATTCAAACAGCAGGTGAAGGAGCAGTACTCCCTTCAAAGACAGCAGCTGACCAAGAGACACAACAAG GATAAGGAGAGAGCGTCTCGGTTCCAGCAAGCTCTACTGGAGGAACAGAAGTCATTGCAGGCCCAAGAGAGAGTCTCCTTCCAGAAGGCCCAAAAAGCTGAAGCAAAGTCCTGTTTGAATCAGTTCAAGAATGAGCTCAGAAAGCAAGGTCTGAGTGGACCTGAGCAGCGACAACGTCTCACGCAG TTCTTATCAGAGGAGGAGGCAAGACAGAAGCAAGAGAGGCAGAGTCTACAAGAGAGTCATGAGAACCAACTGAAAGTGGTGCAGGAACAATGTGATGCCAGCGCAGCTGAACTACAGCAGCTTCAG AATGAGAAGCTCCAAATTCTTGTGGACATGGAGAAGAAAAAGATCAAAGCTCTGGAGGACGAACACACTCTGGAGCTCAACGAATGGAGAGATAAGCTTGCATGTAGAAAAGAG GTGTTAGAAGAAGACCTCGCTCGCAGACGTAGAGAAAAAGAGGGAAACAGGAGACGAAGCAGTGAGCCAGAAAACCGGCATGCAGCTCGCCGTTCAAAGTTCTTCCATAATCTAAGCTTTTCCTGA